TCCCGAGATCGGTGAAGTGGCCGGGATCGGGTTCACGGTAACCTGTACCGTATCGGTGGCGCTGCAACTTCCGATCGTTCCCGTTACGAGAAAATCATAGGGTGAACCGGCTGCGGTCAGGCCGCTTACGGTGATCGTGTCCGTGGTGTTCCCGTTGCTCCAACTGTAAGCATTTGCGCCGGCTGCCGCCAGTGTCACGATGTTGCCTTCGCAGATGCTGGTATCGGAGGATGTTGTAAGGACGACCCCGCTGACGACCACCACCTGCTGGCTCAGCGGTGTTATGCAATTGGATACCGCGTCTGTTACCGTGATGTTGAAGGTATAGGTTCCGGGCCCGCAGGCGGCGAAATCAAATGTCTGGGAACTTCCGGTCGCCGAAGAGGGATTCGTACAGGAAGGAACGCTGGTCCAGTTGTAGTTCGATCCGGCTCCTGCTCCGCTCACTGAAATCGTTGAAAGGAGGGACGGGTCGGATGTGCAGATGAACGGGTCGTTCGCTGTGATGACCGGAAGCGGATAAATGTTCACGGTATCAGTGGCCAGCGTATCGCACCCCAGGGTATCGGTGACGGTGAGATAGAAGATGGTCGAAGTAGAAACCGTTGCCGAAGTGTTGAGTAAGGTCGTATCGCTGATCACCACGCCCGGATTGTTGCTGCTCCAGTGATAGGTCGTTCCGGGATCGGTGTTGCTACCGTTTCCATTCAACGCGATCGACGTACTGACGCCGTTGCAGATCAGGTCTGGAACAACCGATGCACTGGCTACAGGCAGTGGTCGATGCGTGGCGCTTACGGCCGTATCACGGAAGCAACCGGTTGTGGGATCGGTTACGCGGAAGGTAAAGACATCGCTGGTGCATCGGTAAGCCGTTGCATTCAGGAAGTTGGCATTGGTAATGCCAAGTCCGGCGATACTGACCCACGAATAGGTCATACCGGCGGTGCTGCCGGTGCCGTTCAGGTTGATGGTGCTACAGCCGCAGAAATCGGGGATGGGCGCGGCAGCGGCGATCGGCCGCGGAAGAATGACCAGGGTATCCGATAGAACCTGGCTACAGGTGCCGGTCGTTCCGGTAACGGTGAATACCGTTGTGACGGCCGGTGATGCGGAAATATTGGCGGAAGTCGAATCCAGGAACGTGTAAGCGGGGCTTGAAGTCCAGGCATACGAGCTGGCTCCGCCGGCACTGAGGTTGGCTGAGCTTCCTTCACAGATCGAACCGGGAACCGACAGGCTCATGTTCAATCCGGGAGCGATCGAGAAGGTGGTGCTGACCGTGTCCCGGCAACCGGTGATGTTGTCTTCGGTAACGACGGTAAAACTGTAAGAAGCTACTACACCTTGCGGGAAGGTCACGGTGATCGACGAGGAGTCGGCCGCCGCGCCGGTGATCAGCGAGTAGTTGGGCGAAAGCGACCAGGAAAAGGTGGAGCCAAGCGAAGGGCCCGTGACGGTGAAGGTGTTCTGCAACACCGGACTCGTGGCGCAGAGGTTCGCGGAGGCCGCGTTGATCGACGGCTGCGGATTGATGTTGATCTGCTGGCACTCGGGATCCGATTGACAACCGATCGCGTCTGTCAACACCGCGCAAAAGCTCTGTCCGCTGGTTCCCATGTAGGCGAAGGTGCTGAAGAGCGTATCATTCTCGACGTTCGATGGCGTCCATTGAACGGTCAGCGGCGCTACGCCGGCGATCGGGATCACGTCGATGGCGACCGTATCATACCGGCAGACATCGAGCGTGCCGCCGACGAATGCCACGGGCTTTTCATTCACGGTGACTTCCACGGTCGTGTCATCCACACAACCGTTGTTATCGACAATATCGACGGAGTAGGAGTAAGGGCCACCGGCCGGCACATTGGTGACAGAAGGGTTCGGACAATCGTTGCACGACAAGGTGCCCGGTCCCACCCAGTTCCAGGTGATCGGGCTGGTGGCATTGGTCGTGGTGCCGTTGAGCAGCAAGGTGGTTCCTTCACAGATGGTCTGCGGTGAACCGGCATCGACCACCGGAGCGGGAAGTATGTTGATGGTTTGCGTGGTGGTTTCAGGCCCGCAGGTGCCGAATGCGGTGAGCGTTACGGTAAAGCTGGTGCCGGGTCCGACGAAGACGTGCGTCACGGTCTGACCGGTAGCGGTATTGTCGACTCCCGAATTCGGATCGCCGAAGTTCCATTGCCAAAGGGTTACGTTCGGGTTAGTGGGTGGGAAAGCCGGTTGGATGGTGGCGCTGGCGGAGAAATCGACCGGAGTACCTATGCAGGCGTTGGTTGGAGAAAAGGCATAGGTAGGATACAGTTCCTGCACGTAGATGGTGCGGGAGAACTGGGTGCACCCGCATTCGTCGTTGCAAACAGTCAGGAGTAACGTATGCGGCCCTACACTGGTAATTTGAAAAGTGGTGTCGGCGCCGGACGACGGAATGTCCGCGGCCGTATCGAGTTTCCAACTGTACGAGATATTCGTGCCGCCGTAAAGGACGGTCTGATTGAAGGCCTGCACCGTGAGGGGTGTGCAACCACGGAAGACGTTGGTCGTGAAGGAAGCTTGCGGCGTACCGACGATCGAGTTATTGGTGGCGGAACAAACGATGCTGAAGTCTTCCTGGTTGCCGGAACTGCCGTCAACGAGGATGTAGTAGGTCGTTCCGTTTGTCACCGCAAAATTAGAAGTCATGCTACCGGCTGGCCCGTTTGCCGATCGGCAGGTACCGGCTACCGGTGTGAGCGAGCCGCAAAGGCCGGTGAATACTTCCATCTCCAGGCCCGGGTTGTTGTCGATTCCGGAGACCGTCAGTGTTGCCAGGCCGTTGCTTATACCGGTTATGACAAACCAAGCGCTGTTGTTGACGGTATTGTCGCCGCAACTCAGCGCGGGATCTCCGGGGTCCGCAGTCGTACCGATCGTGGATCCGGTCGACAGGAATCCGTTGCACAAGGGGTTGGCGTTCGAGCAGTCATCTTGCGCGGCGGCGGTAAAATGGAGGCAGAGCAGGAGCAGGGACGTGTAAAGTAGACGCATTCGGCTTTTAGACGGAGTAGTATTTGGGGAATCTCCGAAAGTACCCTGTAACGGGGGAGGGTACCCTGTAGTTATATCTCTTTTATTAACATTGAAATTGGATATTTCCCTTTCCCGAGTGGGCAGCAATTGATGTTCGTACTGGTTTTCCAGAGTAAAAAATGATGCCGAAAAAGGCGAGGGTATTCATACATGTTTATCTTTGGGGTACACACCTTAACCACCTTACGATGATGAAACGGGCTTCCATGCTAACCGCGTTCTTGCTGCTGGTTTCTTTGAGCTGTGTACTGGCTCAATCCCTTACGCCAACAGTCATTTCCCCGGCCGGCAGATTCGCTTCGGCCGGTGGTTATACGCTATCGGAAACCGTCGGAGAGATGACGATGGTCGAAACGTACAGTGCAGGCGGATCCATCCTGACCCAGGGATTTCAGCAGCCATCCGATAATAATGTTCGTGTCCCGATCGTACAGCAGGCGGGTTATGATTTAACGGTCTCTCCAAACCCCGGCACCGGCAGTTTTTACTTCAACGTTGCAGCCTCCGCGCCGGTAACGATCGATATTCGGGTGACGGATGTGATCGGCCAGACGGTTGGCATATTTCAGACTTCGGGCATAGAGGGTGCTCAACGATTGCCTGTGGATCTTTCCGGTCTCCGGCAAGGTGTTTATTTTGCTGAAGTGTGGATGAGTTATTCCACCGGCACAACTGTGTATCGGATGACGCACCGCTTGCAAGTCGTTCGATAATTTTTTACCCAAAACCTACTTCACTTAACCCACTTACCCATGAACTCGCGCGCATTTCAATTCATCGCCACCTTCCTGACGTGTATGCTATGCCTCATTGGCAAACAAGCATTAGCTCAATCCATTGCGGGCGTTTCCGCACCACCGCAAATGTTGAATTACCAGGCAGTCGCCCGGGATGCCTCCGGCAACGCGCTGCTTTCAACGGTTATCAGCTTGCGCTTTACCATTCACAGCGTTTCCGCATCGGGTCCGATTGAATACCAGGAGACACAATCGGTCACGACAAATCAGTTCGGACTCTTTTCCGTCCAGATCGGTACTGGCACCGTTGTCAGCGGTATTTTCCCGCTGATCGACTGGGTTTCTGCGGATTTTTTTCTGCAGGTTGAAGTGGATCCCACAGGCGGTTCATCATGGATCGACATGGGTGCCGCACAATTGATCAGTGTTCCATACAGTTTCGTTTCGAAACAGTCGCTTATTTCCCTGGACAATCACTGGGTGCAAAACGGCCCTAACCTTTACAACGAACCGCTTGGAAAAGTTGGTATTGGAACCAGTACGCCCCTCTATAAGTTACATGTCGAGAGCGATAATTCATCCAGCTTGACGGGTGTTGTTCATGCCCAGGCAACACATCCGACGGGTTCAAATCTCGATGTCTCCGCTTTCTACGGCATCAGTGATGTGGACGATTATTTCGGTTTGGGCGGTACTTTTTATGGAGGATGGAAGGGGGTATACGGTAGTGTATCGCCGAGCGGAACAGGTACTTACTACGGGGTCAATGGTTCCGTTTACGGTGGCTCCGGTTACAACTACGGTGTCTATGGAGAAAGCGATCAGGTCGGCGTGTACGGTGATGCCAGCGGAAATGGTAATGGCCTCACCTGGATATACGGACCATCCTACGACGAAACGGCCGGTCTTTACGGATATGCGAGCCTGAATAACAATACCAATGGAATCAGTTATGGGGTAGTCGGCGAATCGTATGGTAGTAGCAGCAATAATAACGCAGGTGTATTCGGCTACGCGGCCAATGCGACCGGTACCAGTCCGCGTAACTGGGGAGTGTATGGTTTATCAAAGGACGCGGTCTCCGCTGCGGGAGTGCTCGGTGTGGCGGACGGATCCGGCAATAGTGGCCACGGTGTCGAAGGCGACGCGCTCAGCGGCAGTAACCAGATCGGAGTCTTTGGCTACGCGGCCGGAACGACAGGTTCCGATTATGCCGGTTATTTCCTGGGGCAACTATATGCCACAACGGCCAGCTCCGGAATCAAGGCTTTCAAGATCGATCATCCCCTTGACCCGGAAAACAAATACTTGTTCCACTCATCTGTTGAAAGCGATGAGATGTTGAATCAATATTCAGGAAACGTAACAACCGACGGTCAGGGTTTGGCAACGGTTCAGTTACCTGACTATTTCGAAGCGCTCAACAAGGATATCCGTTATCAGCTCACGGTCATTGGACAATTCGCACAGGCAATCGTGCAAGAAGAGGTGAGCGGGAATCGATTCTCGATCAGAACCGATAAACCGAATGTCCGCGTGAGTTGGTTGGTGATGGGAATCAGAAAAGACCCGCTGGCCAATCAATACCGTATCCAGCCGGTGGTCGATAAGCCGGCTGGTGAAAAGGGTACCTACCTGGTCCCGCAGGTATATGGCAAGTCGATCGATCGGGCTCCTCACCAACCTACCTTTCTGCCATACGGGAATGGAAACCGAAAGGTGATGAAGCCAATGGATGATCCCAAGCGGAAAAAGTGAGTTGGCAGACCTCCCGGTCGGTTGGGGTTGAAATAGCAGGATGTACTGAACCTATGTGTTCCGTCCGGAAACCCGCATCTTTGCAGGTACCGCGATGAACAACCATCCCCGTGACCTGCTGCGGCTTGCCTCCGCCTTTACGCCTCGCCGCGCCTTCAACGCGGCCAGGGTCCTGGCGAACTATCAGGCATCGCGTCTGACCGGTAAGGTTGTCGCACCGCCCTTTCCGATCAGCCTCGCGATCGAACCCACGACTTCCTGCAACCTGCGCTGTCCGGAATGCCCGAGCGGTTTGCGCTCGTTCACCCGCCCGACCGGTATGCTGGATCCGGATTTCTTTCGTTCGGTCATTGATCAGGTGCATCGGGATGTCGCTTACCTCGTATTTTATTTCCAGGGTGAACCCTTCCTGCATCCGCAGTTCACCGATTTGGTCCGCTATGCGAAAAGTAAACGCATCTATACGGCGACCTCCACCAACGCGCATTACCTCTCACCGGAAAAGGCCCGGGAGACGATTGCCTCTGGCCTCGACCGATTGATCATCTCGATCGACGGAACGACGCAGGACACGTATAGTCAGTACCGTGTTGGCGGATCGCTGGAGAAAGTGCTGGAGGGAACGCGCAACATCATCGAGGCGAAACGGAAAGCAGGAGCTGCAACACCCTATACGGTGTTCCAGTTCCTGGTCGTTCGACCGAATGAACACCAGGTACAGGATGTCCGAAATCTCGCGCGTGAACTGGGCGTGGACCGGGTCGTCCTGAAGACCGCGCAGGTGTATGATTTCGAGCATGGCAACCCGCTCATACCCGAGAATCCGCGATACGCCCGCTACCGGCAGTCGAAGGACGGACGCTGGGAGATCCGAAATCCCCTGGACAATCGTTGCTGGAAACTTTGGCATTCCGCAGTGGTTACCTGGGACGGACGAGTAGTCCCCTGCTGCTTTGACAAGGATGCCCAACACGTCATGGGCCATTTGGAGAAGCGTTCCTTCCGCGAGATCTGGAACGGCCCCGAGTACGCAACATTCCGGAATCAGTTGATCAAAGGTCGTAGCGAGATCGATATTTGCCGGAACTGCTCGGAGGGTCTATCGGTCTTTACAGAATAAGAATGGGTGTAGAAGGCGGGAGGTATTGTTAATCAATCATCGAATTTGAATAATTGATACTGTAAAAGTGATTGCGAAGCTGATCAAGGCATTTACCGGGCACGAAGGATCCATCTATGCACTCGAAGGTTCGGGAAGGAAAGACCGGGTCTTTACCGCTGGTGGCGACCGGATCGTATCCGAATGGGACCTCAGCGGGAACGAACCCGCAAGGGGAGTGGT
This genomic stretch from Bacteroidota bacterium harbors:
- a CDS encoding gliding motility-associated C-terminal domain-containing protein — its product is MRLLYTSLLLLCLHFTAAAQDDCSNANPLCNGFLSTGSTIGTTADPGDPALSCGDNTVNNSAWFVITGISNGLATLTVSGIDNNPGLEMEVFTGLCGSLTPVAGTCRSANGPAGSMTSNFAVTNGTTYYILVDGSSGNQEDFSIVCSATNNSIVGTPQASFTTNVFRGCTPLTVQAFNQTVLYGGTNISYSWKLDTAADIPSSGADTTFQITSVGPHTLLLTVCNDECGCTQFSRTIYVQELYPTYAFSPTNACIGTPVDFSASATIQPAFPPTNPNVTLWQWNFGDPNSGVDNTATGQTVTHVFVGPGTSFTVTLTAFGTCGPETTTQTINILPAPVVDAGSPQTICEGTTLLLNGTTTNATSPITWNWVGPGTLSCNDCPNPSVTNVPAGGPYSYSVDIVDNNGCVDDTTVEVTVNEKPVAFVGGTLDVCRYDTVAIDVIPIAGVAPLTVQWTPSNVENDTLFSTFAYMGTSGQSFCAVLTDAIGCQSDPECQQININPQPSINAASANLCATSPVLQNTFTVTGPSLGSTFSWSLSPNYSLITGAAADSSSITVTFPQGVVASYSFTVVTEDNITGCRDTVSTTFSIAPGLNMSLSVPGSICEGSSANLSAGGASSYAWTSSPAYTFLDSTSANISASPAVTTVFTVTGTTGTCSQVLSDTLVILPRPIAAAAPIPDFCGCSTINLNGTGSTAGMTYSWVSIAGLGITNANFLNATAYRCTSDVFTFRVTDPTTGCFRDTAVSATHRPLPVASASVVPDLICNGVSTSIALNGNGSNTDPGTTYHWSSNNPGVVISDTTLLNTSATVSTSTIFYLTVTDTLGCDTLATDTVNIYPLPVITANDPFICTSDPSLLSTISVSGAGAGSNYNWTSVPSCTNPSSATGSSQTFDFAACGPGTYTFNITVTDAVSNCITPLSQQVVVVSGVVLTTSSDTSICEGNIVTLAAAGANAYSWSNGNTTDTITVSGLTAAGSPYDFLVTGTIGSCSATDTVQVTVNPIPATSPISGPTFICESDTAQIYSVTPSGGNYTWTITGGTITNLAGNTITVNWDSAGTGSLAVVDTNIFGCPGTVQTISVTINALPDTIPVTGAVVTCENSLETYFVTGTAGSTYQWTVSNGTIVGPTSGTSVNVQWGTAGFGSLFVVETNAANCAGPVNPVNVIINPRPLPAIIDGATDICMGSTEVFTTPANPGSTYTWLLTNGQLISVNATTDTLTSAWAFQGLGAVGLVETNSFGCSSDTALFNVSVYPQPDADIADDSVSLCQSDAYIALAGGTVGSIQWLTSGSGSFDNDTLQSPTYTPGPSDTGYVTLTMVVASFPCQNDTDQVVLYLSPAPVVTLTGTNNTICWGSNDTLTATGGGTYFWQPGSFTDSVIVVSPTATTDYVVAVRNNFGCVTNDTITVTVIPPGIPNGGPDLVSCIGDSVILSGTQQNAGGLIWSAAGDGTFQPSTTDPNVYYQPGTADTTNGVVQIFLTTTGACLNLQDTILVQLLDLPTVSVGTDTVLTSGPGSGATVTLSGQALNAPTLQWTSTGSGTFVPSDTALNAVYEPSDADFELDSVIVVLTATGGCLLVSDSLRIDFTPFVIPNVFTPYPASPGYNDYFEIKNLPRNSLLKIWDRWGLLVFTSDDYRNNWDAANLNSDIYYYILETATGKYKGWIKVLRD
- a CDS encoding T9SS type A sorting domain-containing protein → MMKRASMLTAFLLLVSLSCVLAQSLTPTVISPAGRFASAGGYTLSETVGEMTMVETYSAGGSILTQGFQQPSDNNVRVPIVQQAGYDLTVSPNPGTGSFYFNVAASAPVTIDIRVTDVIGQTVGIFQTSGIEGAQRLPVDLSGLRQGVYFAEVWMSYSTGTTVYRMTHRLQVVR
- a CDS encoding SPASM domain-containing protein, translated to MNNHPRDLLRLASAFTPRRAFNAARVLANYQASRLTGKVVAPPFPISLAIEPTTSCNLRCPECPSGLRSFTRPTGMLDPDFFRSVIDQVHRDVAYLVFYFQGEPFLHPQFTDLVRYAKSKRIYTATSTNAHYLSPEKARETIASGLDRLIISIDGTTQDTYSQYRVGGSLEKVLEGTRNIIEAKRKAGAATPYTVFQFLVVRPNEHQVQDVRNLARELGVDRVVLKTAQVYDFEHGNPLIPENPRYARYRQSKDGRWEIRNPLDNRCWKLWHSAVVTWDGRVVPCCFDKDAQHVMGHLEKRSFREIWNGPEYATFRNQLIKGRSEIDICRNCSEGLSVFTE